From the genome of Labrus bergylta chromosome 12, fLabBer1.1, whole genome shotgun sequence, one region includes:
- the casz1 gene encoding zinc finger protein castor homolog 1 isoform X4 encodes MAAKRKGGLKLNAICAKLSRQVVFDSSSQNAEGDQSVAENSERGSSLYDDNETNFPESLSLNQSLEEDQKRREAIEKWVNGEYGDEPPAPEDEQEHELKVSNDEDSPPEGVYMVHPKGCSDDEEEAEPTAGSHDSSFHNDKEPEDKPSKDVTYMQPSEAQSRQAPFSSPGEASALRDYAANTMNEFLGMFGYDDQQVRDELTKKISFEKLKAATSDPSSLSSEEASRRARFSKYEEYIRKLKAGETLPWPMHASPPKPDDLNSKLAQDKSATMLQTPGCLPGAEAQIYPSSLDHKQPGGPQLGTSQPANPSHIQNLASRASKYDFFIQKLKMGESLQQQNGNAYKRPSKYDLENVKFLHLFKPGEGNPDMGGAIAFKTGKVGRPSKYDIRTIQKLMPGTPEASLMPNVLATAPGNPGAPGVPTVGAAGASIAPGLTMDQTGHLSFNASDYLKSSFSKTDSITTGTVSSVKNGLPPDKPPSDDINLYQKYIARFSGSQHCGHVHCAYQYREHYHCMDPECNYQVSRFTSKQDVIRHYNMHKKRDNSLQHGFMRFSPLDDCSVYYHGCHLNGKSTHYHCMQVGCSKVYTSTSDVMTHENFHKKNAQLINDGFQRFRATEDCGTVGCQFYGQKTTHFHCRRPGCTFTFKNKCDIEKHKSYHIKDDAYAKDGFKKFYKYEECKYEGCVYSKATNHFHCIRSGCGFTFTSTSQMTSHKRKHERRHIRSSSVMGLSSAYLAPKDEQEESSNDDLMDFSAISSKNSSLSASPTTQQSTTVPHLLATPTTTVSSSSGHALKPAPSLPSAGQRMSTLLSQALPSNMPVALALSNSALASSNPFFSLMPRLPLQPHLPAASLISAVSSGTHSMPTDSLTQGCSTPMSDGVMTSTPTSFTTSSIMEKISASKGLISPMMARLAAAALKPSNNPDIGNGQLTSSSQFNLVQVKQEPVDINSGASQDSTQEHSLDLSKKDHSNESNGHPVPGNTSLLSSLMNKMSQVNPALFNAMNLKAELEVSQGSSNPEAAQYLHSVLKRPMAEKHTEIWRKYLRRFDTDDFCEAQCDFLQKVHFHCLVEDCGALFSTVDGAIKHANFHLRATLKVKSEPQFGEGKDSSDGASLQPAAPVSIANNPSMDVAHLTSSGGYSSPPPSLLAWKQLTGSIPQMPASMPNLPANSPLATTSLENAKPQVKPGFLQFQENDPCLATDCKYSNKFHFHCLFGNCKYVCKTSGKAESHCLDHINPNNNLVNVRDQFSYYSLQCLCPNQHCEFRMRGHYHCLRPGCYFVTNITTKLPWHVKKHEKAERRAANGFKYFTKREECGRLGCKYNQVNSHFHCIREGCQFSFLLKHQMTSHARKHMRRMLGKNFDRVPSQMMSHGQRADEMQHVSGMMSGHLGNQSGINSGFSSSMMDETDDYMDYMGGGGSPLGLSSESSNQDRSCTSTPVGPDGSPAGLGYPATSSAPTTPADTSASQNALPSSPPPLPPPPPHSAPQPGLQSQATSLSPALLRPPLSSLPYLLSPSCLSYSLLSASLGATRSVVMPTNTPAFSPIIATPSPVKNDVPIVQDAAGNTISIPTATGSKKRFWIIEDMSPFGKRRKTASSRKMLDEGMMLEGFRRYDLYENCKDPGCQFSLKVTHYHCTRENCGYKFCGRTHMYKHAQHHDRVDNLVLDDFKRFKSSLSCNFSDCQFSGNSTHFHCLRCGFRCTDSTKVTAHRKHHGKQDVISAAGFCQFSSSVDCTVPDCKYKLKCSHFHCTFPECKHTVVGMSQMDSHKRKHEKQERGELPSVSPKQEVLHHLGGGVSAIPQVPVGLSTSSPGGIHGLSHTINSNTRSMLYPTGGMGSEYNHPYPPSSISLDSSLNLGTDTSSSLFFLKNAAGLGLSDSLDLSKKIHLETERDGHNPGNLLGLSTAQDDTTGTSGEAEDDLSPEEEAHAEEEDEEEEEEEEAEEEQNSDSNDDSMAEPDGEKNNGESFDASVNHTDSSQLEKHDADP; translated from the exons ATGGCCGCCAAAAGGAAAGGTGGCCTAAAACTCAATGCTATCTGTGCCAAGCTGAGCCGCCAGGTGGTGTTCGACAGCAGCTCCCAGAATGCAGAGGGAGACCAGAGTGTGGCAGAAAACAGCGAGCGTGGCAGTTCCCTCTACGATGACAATGAGACCAACTTCCCCGAGAGCCTGAGCCTAAATCAGAGCCTAGAGGAGGACCAGAAGAGACGCGAGGCCATCGAGAAGTGGGTCAACGGCGAGTATGGCGATGAGCCACCAGCTCCTGAGGATGAACAGGAGCATGAACTCAAAGTCAGCAATGATGAAGACAGCCCTCCTGAAGGTGTCTACATGGTACATCCCAAAGGCTGCAGTGACGACGAAGAGGAGGCCGAGCCCACGGCAGGGTCTCATGATAGCAGTTTCCATAATGACAAAGAACCTGAAGACAAGCCTTCGAAAGATGTTACCTACATGCAGCCAAGCGAGGCCCAGAGTCGCCAAGCACCTTTCTCCTCTCCAG GAGAAGCATCTGCCCTGCGAGACTATGCAGCCAACACCATGAATGAATTTTTGGGAATGTTCGGTTATGATGACCAGCAGGTAAGGGATGAGCTGACCAAGAAGATCAGCTTTGAGAAACTCAAAGCCGCTACCTCAGACCCCTCATCCCTCAGCAGCGAGGAGGCCTCACGACGCGCCCGCTTCTCCAAGTACGAAGAGTACATACGAAAGCTGAAAGCCGGTGAGACCCTACCCTGGCCCATGCATGCTTCCCCACCCAAACCAGATGACCTCAACTCAAAACTGGCTCAAGATAAGAGTGCTACTATGCTCCAGACCCCTGGATGCCTCCCAGGGGCCGAGGCACAGATCTACCCTTCAAGCCTGGACCACAAACAGCCAGGAGGACCTCAGCTGGGCACCTCTCAGCCAGCAAATCCCTCTCACATTCAGAACCTGGCGTCCCGAGCCTCAAAGTATGACTTCTTTATTCAGAAGCTGAAGATGGGTGAGAGTCTACAGCAGCAGAACGGCAATGCTTACAAACGACCCTCCAAGTACGACTTGGAGAATGTCAAATTCCTGCACCTCTTCAAGCCTGGTGAGGGCAACCCTGACATGGGCGGTGCCATCGCCTTTAAAACTGGCAAAGTGGGCCGTCCTTCGAAGTATGACATCAGAACAATTCAGAAGCTGATGCCAGGTACACCAGAGGCCTCACTGATGCCCAATGTCCTCGCAACAGCACCCGGAAACCCAGGAGCTCCTGGAGTTCCAACTGTAGGTGCAGCTGGGGCCAGCATCGCCCCAGGGCTCACAATGGACCAGACTGGACACTTAAGCTTCAACGCCTCTGACTACCTGAAGTCCAGCTTTTCCAAGACTGACTCCATCACCACTGGCACTGTGTCCTCTGTGAA GAATGGCCTGCCACCAGATAAACCCCCCAGCGACGACATCAACCTCTACCAGAAATATATTGCCAG gttCTCTGGGAGTCAACACTGTGGACATGTGCACTGTGCGTACCAGTACAGAGAGCATTACCACTGCATGGACCCTGAGTGTAACTACCAGGTGAGC AGGTTTACCAGTAAGCAAGATGTTATCAGGCACTACAACATGCACAAGAAGAGGGACAACTCTCTGCAGCATGGCTTCATGCGCTTCAGCCCTCTGGATGACTGCAGTGTCTACTACCATGGCTGCCACCTCAATGGAAAAAGCACCCATTACCACTGCATGCAG GTGGGCTGCAGCAAAGTGTACACCAGCACCTCAGATGTCATGACTCATGAAAACTTCCATAAAAAGAATGCCCAGCTGATCAACGATGGCTTCCAGAGATTTCGTGCCACTGAGGACTGCGGCACAGTCGGTTGTCAGTTCTACGGGCAGAAGACTACACACTTCCACTGCAG GCGTCCAGGCTGCACATTCACTTTCAAGAACAAGTGTGACATTGAGAAGCACAAGAGCTACCACATCAAGGATGATGCCTACGCCAAAGATGGCTTCAAGAAGTTCTATAAGTATGAGGAGTGCAAGTACGAAGGCTGCGTGTACAGCAAAGCAACCAACCACTTCCACTGCATCCGCTCCGGCTGCGGCTTTACCTTTACCTCCACTAGCCAGATGACCTCCCACAAGCGTAAACACGAACGCCGTCACATCCGCTCCTCCAGTGTTATGGGCCTCTCCTCCGCCTACCTGGCACCAAAGGATGAGCAAGAGGAGTCAAGCAACGATGACCTGATGGACTTCTCAGCCATCAGCAGCAAGAACTCCAGCCTGAGTGCCTCGCCTACGACCCAGCAGTCCACCACTGTGCCGCACCTTTTGGCCACACCCACCACCACAGTCTCCTCCTCATCTGGTCATGCCCTCAAACCTGCACCCTCGCTGCCCAGTGCAGGCCAGCGTATGTCCACCCTGCTGTCCCAGGCTCTGCCCAGCAACATGCCTGTGGCCCTTGCTCTTTCCAACAGTGCCCTGGCCTCTTCCAACCCGTTCTTCTCCCTCATGCCCAGGCTGCCTCTCCAACCACATCTGCCAGCCGCTAGTCTGATTTCAGCTGTATCTTCTGGAACCCACTCCATGCCAACTGATTCACTGACCCAGGGGTGTTCCACACCGATGTCAGATGGAGTCATGACATCTACCCCGACCTCCTtcaccacctcctccatcaTGGAGAAGATCTCGGCAAGCAAAGGTCTGATCTCGCCCATGATGGCCAGACTGGCAGCTGCTGCCCTGAAGCCCTCCAATAACCCAGACATAG GGAATGGGCAGCTGACTTCATCCAGCCAGTTCAATCTGGTTCAAGTGAAGCAGGAGCCTGTGGACATCAACTCTGGGGCCTCCCAAGACTCAACGCAGGAACATAGCCTGGACCTGAGCAAAAAAGACCACAG TAATGAATCAAACGGACACCCTGTACCAGGGAATACATCTCTTTTATCCTCGCTTATGAATAAG ATGTCACAGGTGAACCCTGCCCTGTTCAACGCCATGAACCTGAAggcagagctggaggtgagCCAGGGCAGCAGCAACCCAGAAGCTGCACAGTATCTGCACAGTGTACTGAAGAGGCCCATGGCGGAAAAACACACTGAGATCTGGAGAAAATACCTCCGCAG GTTTGACACTGATGACTTCTGTGAGGCTCAGTGTGACTTCCTTCAGAAAGTACACTTTCACTGCCTGGTTGAGGACTGTGGTGCACTCTTCAGTACTGTGGATGGGGCAATAAAACATGCCAA CTTCCACCTCCGAGCCACCTTGAAAGTGAAGTCTGAGCCTCAGTTTGGTGAGGGAAAGGACTCCAGTGATGGAGCCTCGCTGCAGCCTGCTGCTCCTGTCTCTATTGCCAACAATCCCTCCATGGATGTTGCGCACCTCACCTCCTCTGGTGGCTAcagctctcctcctccctccctgctgGCCTGGAAGCAGCTGACCGGCAGCATCCCACAGATGCCAGCCTCGATGCCTAACCTGCCAGCTAACTCCCCTCTTGCTACCACTTCTCTGGAGAATGCGAAGCCACAAGTCAAACCTGGTTTCCTGCAATTCCAGGAAAA TGATCCCTGTTTGGCTACTGACTGTAAGTACTCAAACAAGTTCCACTTCCACTGCTTGTTTGGGAATTGCAAGTATGTGTGCAAAACATCTGGCAAGGCAGAGTCCCACTGTTTGGACCACATCAACCCCAACAACAATCTGGTCAATGTCCGCGACCAGTTTTCCTACTACTCTCTCCAGTGTCTGTGTCCCAACCAG CACTGTGAGTTCAGAATGAGGGGCCACTATCACTGTCTGCGGCCAGGCTGCTACTTTGTCACTAACATCACCACCAAGCTGCCGTGGCATGTCAAGAAGCATGAGAAAGCAGAGCGTCGCGCTGCCAATGGCTTCAAATATTTCACCAAGAGGGAGGAATGTGGGAGACtgg gttGTAAATATAACCAAGTCAACAGCCACTTCCACTGCATCCGTGAAGGTTGCCAGTTCTCCTTCCTGCTAAAGCACCAAATGACCTCACATGCTCGCAAACACATGAGGCGGATGCTGGGGAAGAACTTTGACAGAGTTCCATCCCAG ATGATGTCACACGGTCAGAGGGCAGATGAGATGCAGCATGTATCCGGCATGATGTCTGGACATTTAGGAAACCAGTCTGGCATCAACTCCGGCTTCTCCTCATCCATGATGGATGAAACTGACGATTACATGGACTACATGGGAGGAGGTGGCAGCCCCCTGGGCCTCTCTTCTGAATCCTCCAACCAGGACCGGAGCTGCACCAGCACCCCTGTAGGTCCTGATGGTTCCCCAGCAG GACTAGGCTACCCTGCCACCTCTTCTGCTCCTACCACCCCTGCTGACACTAGCGCTTCCCAAAATGCACTTccttcttcccctcctcctctaccgcctcctcctcctcactctgctccTCAGCCTGGCCTCCAGTCCCAGGCCAcatccctctctcctgctcttctccgacctcctctctcctcactcccatacctcctctctccatcctgtCTGTCATACTCTCTGCTCAGCGCCTCTCTGGGAGCCACTCGGAGTGTTGTCATGCCAACCAACACACCAGCTTTCAGCCCCATCATTGCCACTCCGTCTCCAGTTAAAAATGACGTCCCTATAGTACAGGATGCTGCAG GCAACACCATCTCCATTCCCACTGCCACCGGTTCAAAGAAGCGCTTCTGGATCATCGAAGACATGTCGCCATTCGGCAAACGCCGCAAGACCGCATCTTCCCGTAAGATGCTCGATGAGGGTATGATGCTGGAGGGCTTCAGGCGCTATGACCTCTACGAGAACTGCAAGGACCCAGGCTGCCAGTTTTCTCTGAAGGTGACCCATTACCACTGCACCCGTGAAAACTGCGGCTACAAGTTCTGCGGCCGCACCCACATGTACAAGCACGCGCAGCACCACGACCGTGTGGACAACCTAGTTCTGGATGACTTCAAACGCTTTAAATCGTCCCTCAGCTGCAACTTCTCCGACTGCCAGTTTTCAGGCAACAGCACCCACTTCCACTGCCTGCGCTGCGGCTTCCGCTGTACCGACAGCACCAAAGTGACGGCCCACCGCAAGCACCACGGCAAGCAAGATGTGATCAGCGCCGCGGGCTTCTGCCAGTTCAGCTCCAGTGTGGATTGCACGGTTCCTGACTGCaaatacaagctcaagtgcTCCCACTTTCACTGCACCTTCCCAGAGTGTAAGCACACAGTGGTCGGCATGTCCCAGATGGACTCCCACAAGAGGAAGCATGAAAAGCAGGAGCGCGGTGAACTGCCGTCTGTGTCAccaaaacaggaagtgttgcACCACCTGGGTGGAGGTGTGTCAGCAATCCCTCAAGTCCCTGTGGGTCTCTCTACATCCTCACCTGGAGGCATTCATGGGTTGTCACACACCATCAACAGCAACACTCGCTCAATGCTCTACCCAACAGGTGGAATGGGTTCTGAGTACAACCACCCGTACCCGCCCTCCTCCATCAGCCTGGACAGCTCCCTAAACCTGGGCACAGATACCAGCAGCTCCCTGTTCTTCCTGAAGAACGCAGCCGGTCTGGGTCTCAGCGACTCTCTAGACCTCAGCAAGAAGATACACCTGGAGACAGAGCGCGATGGCCACAACCCTGGGAACCTGCTGGGTCTGTCAACAGCTCAGGACGACACCACGGGAACGTCCGGAGAGGCTGAAGATGACCTGTCGCCAGAGGAGGAGGCGCacgcagaggaggaggatgaagaagaagaggaggaggaggaggcagaggaggagcaaAACTCTGACTCAAATGATGATTCAATGGCAGAGCCCGATGGTGAAAAGAACAATGGCGAGAGTTTTGATGCTTCCGTTAACCACACTGATTCTTCCCAACTGGAAAAGCATGACGCTGAcccatga